A window of Halichoerus grypus chromosome 15, mHalGry1.hap1.1, whole genome shotgun sequence genomic DNA:
AGCGGCCGAAGCCGTCCTGGGACCACACCTGGAGGTGGAGCCGGGGCCAGCCTgcaggatggggagggaaggaggaaggaaatttCGGAGAGATGGAGTAGCTCGGTCTCCCTGTCCTGGATCCCCACCTCCTCCATCTCCACAGGTCCCCGCTGGGTGTCTGCCCCCGCCCGGGCCTTCTCTCTGGCCGCCCATTCACAAAGGAGCTTTCTGAATCTGTGGTCCTCCCCTGCTGAAAACCCTTCCAgggctccccagtgccctcagGAGAAGTCCAACCTCGACATTCCAGGCGCTCTGGACCTGGCCTCAGCTGACATCCCTTTCTACGGCCTCTTCTTCTGTGTCCCCAGATCAGGGCAGTGCAGTCCCGAGGTGAACGCTTTGGGCCTAGTCCCAGacacctcccttcttccctcacaGTGGCCCACTCTGTGCGCCCTGGGCTCAGGGCCTTCCTTCTTGCCCCGCCAATGCACCGTCCACCTGGCAGCTGGAAGCATCTTTCTCCCGCTTCCTTAGGTTTCTCACGCTCCTTAGAACATGGTTCAGCTCCTCAACCTGGTAGGCAAAGCCCTTGGAGATCTGGCCCCATTTCACCCTCCTTTCTGTGCCCCTCTGTGCTAGGCCCTATTCTAGAAGTGGGGACACAGTGGTGAACGGAGCAGACAAAAATTCCTGACATCCTAGACAACGAATGTAGTAAATAAGCAAATTATAGGGTATGTCAGATGGTGATCACGgctctggagaaaaataaagctgggtatggtgggggtggggatgcagtTTTAGAAAGTGGGTGAGCAAGGGAAgcttcactgagaaggtgacatgtGGGCGAATGCTTAAAGGAGGGAAGGGTGTGGGCCATGTAGACGGACATCTAGGGAAGAACGCCCAGGAGAGGGAGCAGccggtgcaaaggccctgaggtgggagctgCGGGGtggggccagtgtggctggagcagactgagagagggggagggagaggaggggacaggccaGATTCCACGATCCACGATGAGGCTTTGGCTTTTACCCTGAGTAAGATGGGGACCGTGGAGGGTTCTGCGTGGGGAAGGAATGTGACCCAACTTGGGTGTTCACAGAGGGACCGactctgggggcagggtgggagcaCAGGGATGAGGTTGCTGTAATTGTCCAAGTGAGAGGTGAGGGTGGGCAGACCAGGGTGCCCGGGGAGAGAAGTGGGGGGATTTAGGATACATTTGAAAGGTAGAGCCAAAGGGATTTCCTGATGGGCAGAATGGGGGGTGAGGAAAGAGGAGGCAAGGTTGGGTCCCACACTGGAGGACGTGGGGTCTGCAGAGCTGAAGGACAGCCGCCAGAAggatcttttaaaattgaaatctcACTTGTGAGTCTCATATTGTGACTCCCCAGTGCCTTCAGGAGATGGCCTCAGCTCCATGGCCCGTCCCCTGTCCCCTGCCACCTCACCCCTGGCCCTCCTCTTATTCACCCTCAATCCTCCAAATGCCCCTGGCTCACTTTCCCTTTTGGGCCTTTCACACACAGCTCTCTGCCTAGAACCCGCTTCCATCCCTCAGGCTTATGAGTTCCTACTAGCCCTTCATGGCAAAGCTCAAacatcccctcctccaggaagctctccctgAACTCCCTGGCAGTCAGGCATCTCCTCTGGGCTCCCCTACCCTTTAGGATCCCCCCCCATCCCAGACCTGCCCACTCTGAGCTGCCCTGTCTGGGGACAGCTCTGTCTCTCCCAAGGGGATGGTGAACCCCGTGaggacagggctgggggggggtTGCTGTCTCAATCACCAACATTTCCAGGGCATCACCCAACACAGGTGGGGCACAGggcagacactcagtaaatattatttgtatTGTTGAAATACATGGCATGTTTACCTAGGCTATTTCCTAGAATCCACTCCTCTCCAGTGATCTAAATTTTCCACGAGAAAAGGTTTTCTGATACCCTTCCTCCCCCGCATACTCGTTTCCCCTGTGAGCAGCCGAGCCGAGCCTGCAGAACAGAAAGGCAGccagcctgcctctctccctcatAACCCACTCCCAGCTTCCTCCTGATGGAAGATTCCTGTTTGTCTCTTTGAAAGccacctcccttctctccctggtCCCCACCTTCCCCTCGCCCCCTGCagccctggcctctggcctcaTCCTACACACTCCAGAGCCAGCCAGCAGAGACGCCAGCTCAGCCTCTCCGGGGCCAGGTCTGGCCAGGAAAGGGACCCAAAGGGCCCAGGGAACAGGGGTGGGACTTGGTGTTCCAAGTGCTGctagcccccctcccctcagcctggcCCGGGGCTCATGCAGGGAACCTACCTTGGAGGCCTTTGGTGGCGAAGTGCAGGTCGATGGGGTGGGACCAGTAGGCCATGTCCCCTACTTGGGGGGTGTCCACCTGTGTTTGGCCCTCCCGCACGCCCGACAGGAGCTTCCATGCCGCCCCTGCAGGGAGGGACGGGAAGCAGACATCAGGAAGGGGAGGACACTGGGGTTGGAGGACCCTGTCTCTCCCTGGCAGGGGGGGTCAGGGGTTATAAAGTGTggactcaaggggcgcctgggtggctcagtcgttaggcgtctgccttcagctcaggtcatgatcccggggtcctgggactgagccccgcatcgggctccctcctcggccggaagcctgcttctccctctaccactccccctgcttgtgctccctctctcgctgtgtctctctctgtcaaataaataaaatctttaaacaacaacaacaacaacaaagtgtgGACTCAAGAGCCAAATGTCTCGGTTCAAATCCTGGTACTACTTCACCCTGCCTGTGCAACCTCAGGCGAGTTACCGGTCTCTGCCTTGGtctccccttctgtaaaatgggtgcaTAAGGACGCATCCCTCATGGTTTtgtgaaaagattaaatgagccAATACACAGAAAGCCCTTAGAACAGCGTCTGGGACACAGTGAGTGCTAGGTAAGCGCTGGATAGCATTTTATTACTCTTCTCAGCCCACGTTAGAGGCCTCGTCCAAGGACTAAGATGGGGCCGAGGGTGTCCTTCAAGAGCTCCAGCACATGGTGAAAAGTGCGTAGTAATAGCAATCCTCCCGGGGCTGATAATAATAGCGAAAGAAAGTCAGACGCTGTGCTAAGCGCTTTATCCATGAATTCATTTAATCTGCCCTCTGGGATTTTTAATCCCTCCCACGGCCACTTTAGTCTCCCCTCGGGAGCCCACAAGGCCCTGCATGGCCTGACCTGTGCGCCTGTCCTGAACTCACCTCCCACCATTCTCCCCATCCCTCACCACCCTCTAGCCTCGCTGGCCCGATTTCTGTTCccctcctcagggcctttgcactggctttGGCCTCTGCCCGGAAAGCTCTGCTCCTGGATGTGCCCATGCCCGGTTTTTTCTCATCCTTCGGGGATCAGCTCAAGTGTGCCACCTCTCACAGAGGGGTGCTCCCTCACCCTCCTATCCGAATGCTAGTCCCTGGCACGTCATCTCCTCTCATTTCTTCCCTGAGCTCATTTTcttatctgctttttaaaatttctgtctcCTCTACTTGGGAGCCCCAGGAGAGCACCCCTCTTGCACactgctgggtcccaggacctCAAAACTCTGATCTTCTTacacagaaggtgctcaataaatgtttgctggacAAATAAGTGCTCCTAGGAGGTGGGTGCTaatataatccccattttacaggtaaaggaacactctgagggcacctgggtggctcagttggttaagcaactgccttcagctcaggtcatgatcccagggtcctgggatcgagtcccacatcaggctccccctgctctgcggggagcctgcttctccctctgcctctgcctgccactccccttgcttgtgctctctctttctctctctgtcaaataaataaataaaatctttaaaaaaaaagttaaaaaaaaaaaaaagaaacactctgAGAAGGAAAGTTACTTGGCCATTTATTCCAGGAACACTTACTTCACACGGTTGTCCATGCTGGGCACAGCAAGAACATGGCTGACCACTGTCCCACGGTGACGTTGGACTCAAACTGTGCTTTCTCTGACTGCAGGGCCCAAGCCCTTGATCTGGCTGCCCCTGAGTTCTCTGCTGGACTAACTGTCCCCCCCACCAAGGGCCccctgaaataataaaaatcatgtcGGCTATCGCTCCCTTCTGGACCAGGTGAGGAAAGTACCAGGCCTGGAGTCAGGCTCTTCACATACAAGATTTCCCAACGCCCCTCTGAAAGataaatattcccattttacagatgaggaagaaactaagtctgactccagagcctgcctCTTATCTGCTCAGCTACAGgaccccctcccctttccccggGAATCTCAGCCACCATCCTACCTACCGGTGAAATCGCAAAGGACCCAGGACCTCCAGAGATGACGATGGCAAGAGCCATTTTGTGAGCGTTTACTCTACGTGGGGCAGCACACCCAAGGCTTTCCCAACAGAACCCCATCCAGTTCTTCCACAAGCCAGGCAAACACTTACTGGGCCAGGCCCTCTCCTCAGTGCTGTTGCTATTCATTTGGTCCTCGAGCCAAGCCCATGAAATGAgcactgttattattcccattgtacagacAGGCAAATCGAGGCAAAGACAagtgcccaaggccacatagctaaTATGCGGTTTCAAACTCAGGCACTCTGCTCTTAACCTCAACACTCTGCTGCTGCTTGGCTGCTGTTGGCTTCATTTTTAGACATGGAAACAGAGGTCAAGTCCAAAGGGCACCAATCACTAGGGGAGGGAGTTAGTGTTTGAGCCCAGATCTGGCGGCCTAGGGCCCTACCCGTTCCACTGGATGCTATGCTGCCTCTGATGGGGAGGCATGAAAACTGGGGGCCCCGCAGTCTCTCCTGGGCCTGTGTGCATGAACATGGATGACTGATCGGAAGGGGTCCCTACATTCTCACAGAGAATTATGAATACAGGAGGGTGGCCTCTCCTCTGTAAATCTGGGATGGAAACCCATTTTACAGTCAGAACTCAATAAAGCAAAGAATGAAGATGGGGGAGGGACCCAGGGCACACCTAAGTCCAGTGGGGTTAGGCTGGCTAGTGTTTTGAGGattgggagtgtgtgtgtgtgtgtgggggggtgtctaTCCCCGCATCGTTGGGGGCCGTGTGTCCAGAGATGGGGAGCCGGAGCCCCCAGAGAGATGGGATGGGAAGAACAATGTGCGTTTCACATTGTTAGAGTATGGTCATGGCTAGGAGTCCCGGGAGCCAATGGAAGATGAGGATCAGGGATTAGGCCAGGGGGATGAAGGAAGGAGGGTAGAAATTCTGGGCTGGGGGTATGGGTGGGGAAGTGAACCAGGCCCAGGAATACCTGTGTGGACGCCCCACTTGCAGAAGAGGCTACTTTCTGAGAAACCGGTGGCCCCCATGATCTGCCCGATCACGTGCACCTCAGCCATGGCCCTGAGGGAAAAATGTAATCACACAAGTCAGTGTACTATTATCTCCAACttgacagaaggggaaactgaggcctaccAAGTTAAGGGGTAGTACTAGCATTCCCAGCTAGTTTCGTCAAACTACTGAGGTTGCAGTCTTAACCACGATGCTGACCGCCTCCCCAGGAGAGCCCCGGAAAAGTGAGGGCGGTGGGCTGAAGTCTGGGAGTTGGCGCCTAACTACCCGCCTTAAAACAACTTCTTCCTTTTGCTCAGCGCGGCGGAAAACCCCGCCCCAAGGGCCTGTGGCCCCGCCCACATGCATAAAGCTCCGCCTCTTCGTGTCCGACCACCGACTGCCAAGAAGCGCATGCGTCTTAAGTGCTGGGTTGCCTTAGCCCCGCCTCTAAGCCCGCGCATGCGTTATTCCTACCTCAGAGCACCTAACGGTTAGGTGGGGGGAAGAGGTAGCAGGGATTGCAGTTCATGGGCCTGACCTTTCCCTCTCTCAGCGGACGCCGACTTCCTAGGCTTGGCTCGCGCCTCTCCCAGGATCTTCCTGGCAGCGAGAGACCTGAGGCGCCGATACCTCTGAGGCTGTGCCCGCCTTCGGGAATCCGTGCTTGTTGCTGGGGCAACAGCAGCCTCCTCCCCTAGTCTGGCACCCGCCCTGCGGGCCGCTAATTGGCCCTAGCAGTCGGGGGGGCGGGGCTAAGATGTGATGGAcgttttctctcccctctctctccattttGGGAAAAGCGTCTCCAAACACGACTCGTGGTTCCGCCATTTGGGGCGTGGTCCGGCGGCTGCCATCTTGAGTGTGGCTGAAGAAGCTTGCTCGCCAACGACTTCTGCGGGATACCTTCCTTCCTAAGTAATGGAAGCCCTCGACGCTGTAAGCCTCCCGAAACTCTCTCCCAGCCGGGACCACAAATCAGAGATTTGAGCCGGGACCAAGGGGGAGGCTCCCTGTGGTCATTGCGTGCATCCCCATGTcttaccatgaaaaaaaaaaaatccttcctccttcagagagacTCAGGTTTGGGAGggggttttccttccttttttagagTTTCCCGTGGCTCCTCGAGTAATGATAAATGTCACTTCCTTCTCCTGAACACGGCCGAGTTCACTATTAGTACTGATTCTGAGCAAGGAGGGGGAGCGTGGGGAAGGGGTTGAGaaatgaggaactgaggcccctCTTTATCTGCGGAAAATCTGGTTCTTGAAGGCTGGACTCTGCCAGTAACTTGTCATGTGACCCTGCACGACTCCAGGTCTCAGTTAACTCATCCGTGTAATGGGTGCAAGTAGAGTGACTGAGTCAGAGGCGCTGACACATTCTGATTTCCTGAGCAGTGTGGCTTCTCCACCCTCTAAATCC
This region includes:
- the B9D2 gene encoding B9 domain-containing protein 2, coding for MAEVHVIGQIMGATGFSESSLFCKWGVHTGAAWKLLSGVREGQTQVDTPQVGDMAYWSHPIDLHFATKGLQGWPRLHLQVWSQDGFGRCQLAGYGFCHVPSSPGSHQLHCPTWRPLGPWREQLARAFVGGGPQLLHGDAVYSGADRYRLRTVAGGLVHLELGLLLRHFDRYGVQC